The Argiope bruennichi chromosome 5, qqArgBrue1.1, whole genome shotgun sequence genome segment aattgaattttattacagtaattagtATCCCAAATAATGCAACAATATTCCAGGAAAGATCTAAAATgagtataatataaaatcttcagGGAGAATTCACTTCAAAAATTTCTagctttatatttgaaaaatctaagTCTACAAAAGGCCTTGGAAAATTACAGAATCAATATGTAGGGTAAAATCAAGTTTAGCATCAAAGAGGATACCCAAATCTTTGACTCAATATGAGCATGATAATaatccttaattttataaatgtgattCAAAAACTGaactttccaaaaataattaataatgctaTATATCAATGCTCTGGTGTAACTTGCTGTCTATGCACCATCTATAGAGATTATCTCTCTGTAAAAGGACAGcatcaaaattattatgtaatgaatgaaataattctgAGTCATTAACAAATAAAAGACATTCCAAGTACTTAAAAAACTAGTaaagataataatgaataaaataaaaagtagaaaatccaAAACTAAAAGCTCTATGGAATGCCAGAAGTACCGAGAATTcatgcaaaacaaaataattaaaataaacatagagTCCTACCCTATAAGTAGGATTGAAAACAACCtgtcaaaatgatataaaaatcatgtcACTGATTTAAAAGAATTACGAAATCGATAAAATCAAAGGCCTTTGAAAAGTCagtataaatgaaatcaaattgtaAATCAATTTCAACTGAAGAAGTAATCATATTagacaagtaaaataaattagtgATAGTTGagcatttaagaataaattagtGAGACAAAAATAATTAGGTTCTTACTACgctggaaaagaaattaaattgctcctttaataattaattaattattaaaggatattaaattaattagaaaattaatttgctccttttataaattatacttttaaaaatcacagaCATAGGTCTTAAAATAGCAATAAGATGAgagtttttacacttttatatattacttttattttcttaaatgaataaataattcttttttccttttaggCATGAGCAAatacattagactcaacagcaaATTAAACAAAGTAAacagatgataaataaaaaactgtGAATTccctaataataaaatatggatTGTCATTGACACCAACAGTTAAGGAAGACTTTATTTCTCTGATTGTCAAAATCACTGGTGCAATTTATCCTAAACATAACTTTATAACTTAATCTGAACTAAGCTTGAAAACAGAATTGAAACTGTCAACAAAAGCATTAGCACATTTGTCATCATTTTCATGATACACACTGTTTAGGTAAATAAAAGTCtatataggatatatatatatataatttagatgttaaaaaaattgttattactcACCGCATAAAGACATGTTCAACTAATTTACAATAGACTTCTGGTTCTGTTTCACCACAAGTAGCATTTGTACTAATAATTGCATTTGCAGCCAAATTATTTACAGATGGGAACAGCCCtctctctgaaaatatttttagacaaattacaaatgcgaaaaaataaatatcattctatttaataaaaacttaacaaaattaatttattgataaagacTATGGTTGAATATGCATGTTGTAACAACTTCCTATTTAGATAAAGGCAGATCTTATTACTATTTCAAATTCAATGTTTGAAATTAAGTAAACTTcaatgcatatatatacatatatatatatatatatatatatatatatatatatatatatatatatatatatatatatatatatatatatatatatatatatatatatatatatatatactgctggtaaatattcatgtttaaaaaaaacataaaaactaattttgatggatattctagaaaaataaaatcacaacaGTGAAATAAACTTATTGGCCtttttaaaacttgcaaaaatatCTTGATGATATTACTGTAAGCAAAGAAATCTCattgaaatatgtaatttctCATAAGaagtattctataaaaaaaatatgtattaacttGTATGTTATTATCCTTATAGATTTCATTAATGGAATGAAAGAGAcaagaagaaaaaagagaaaccatatacaattattcacaatatttattttcacaaaacacATTCAGTGCAAAAGAAtacaaagcaataaataaatgaaaattcaaacattataAGTACATGGAATAATTAATCAACATTAAAATTCAACATACATACATTATGAGAAATTTACAACATGTATATGATATTTTTActgatcagaaaaataatttataaaaatattaaatttcatgactAAAGCCAATTTAACTAGAACTTTTACCAAAACATAATGGTTCTCATCTCTCACATTAACATCAGCAGAAAACACAAGatgatttcagaattttgaaaatctcagtaataataaatctaaaaaatttcatacaaataccgtaaaaaaatattaaattgataatgGAATCGGTAAAAACTTGTACACCACCTgtagtacatttttaaaagtaaaacatccATAGgcttaataattctataataaattataaagaatacaaAATCCTCTTtagaattcaaagaatttttgattgaatagaagcaatataatttcataatagaagatgtcatttaattagatgcataaaattAATCTCTCATTGTCAATGTTTACAGCCTCCaatacatcaaataaatatttagccatatttatagttattcaatttatctatacaAAGAGACATAAAAGGTTCATTTAAACTTCAAGTGACAATATAAATACTCATCAGTACAACAAGTAATAactctaaattattaaaatatatataatgctataacaagctacataatttttttcacaaatgctAAACTAAAAAACATATCACACAGAAGCATCTCAACATTAATATATGCATAGTCTTGTACCTTtgttacataagattttttttttttctatgatgaaaggtaaatgcattaaaacatatatttttttaatttcagctctTGCAACATTTTCAGAGTATTTTGTCAtcactttcaaaaaatgtaagtttaatatcatttaatttttaaagtttgagatttaaaatcaaaattactaactttttaaatcataatactaaatttttaagataaaatattttcaagtcaaATACAATAAGATGAATCAACACACATCATTATGACCTTAACATCATAtagtaataaatcatttattactatattatatttatttgtttttattctactaataaaataatgctaGTTTAAATGAAATGCTGTATTTGAGatacattattcatttatatgGGCATTAACTCATTGAATATGTTTCAATAAAGTGAATAAAGTAATAACATGgcatgatttattattattgtttttatccCAGCCATATATTTGCATTCATGTATTCCCAAGTCAAAGTGACATATCCAAAATGATATTTCTCATTTATAGAATGTATaagtattatcaaaattttaaaacataaacttaaccagtttcttaatatatataatgaataaataaatccatcaaaaaagaattttaaaatatttcttttcaaattgccaaATGTATCTTCCAAACTAGAGAAcaattggaattaaatattttttagagcaTGATACCTGTTCAAATTCTTCAGATAAATTGAAATACAGAAgctttgatttaatttcttttcttctctccattaattctgttaaaattttattgacatttctTGTAACGACATCAAAGagcaaaacataaaatttatcagTTTCAAGACATCTAGATATAATTAGTTACAgttcaataagaaattaatttcaaaacatcagTTTTGAGATATATAAGCTGTTTTCAAAAACcttgtcatttatttaaaaaatgcagcatttccccaaaataaattataataatagttaaagaaaattattttttgcaatatacactttaaattaaatttttttgatgatgaataatttaaatatggttttcatattcaataaaaatatataaaatcacatatatgttaattattaaacatatatgtgttaattattattaaaaatatgttaattattaaactgagatttttcacagataatatattcataatttaggaatatttcctatttgtataaaaaaatttcataatgtgcTGAGTACATATATGATACACTTATTATTGTTTATAGCAACATTGAAACACAGAAAGCTGCCAAGATTTTAACCACTTAACAGATTTCCTCATGAACATATTTTTCACATCAATAAACATCCATGCAAagttatcatattttaaacatagaaacTACTATCATTCATAGATTTACATACATATCATTCATattataattccataaaaaattatttgaaatccaCAAACATCTTAAATGTACTACAAATTCTTCCTTAAATCAAAATACagcaatatattttcaatacaaaaaatgtCATCCaatcagttaataaaataaaattaaacagggaaattataaatgtatacaaatatacaattatttttattttattttgaaaaacagttaTGGTTCAGCATGTAGTCACAAAACTAAttcataattaatcaattaagtttcaaaaaaaatagcAACCTGCATTATTTGCTCACGCAGTAAAATTTGTAGGTACATGCATACAATCAAGgaaaatcaaagaataattttactttaaggTAATCTTAGATTTCAcaactttaaacatgatttgTCATTAAAAGCTCCTTTACTGTTGTACTATAGGCGACATCAGCAGGGGTTAAACCATCTGCATCATATATATTAGTAACGGCTCCtttctttaacaataaatttatcacTTCTTCATGCCCGCAAGACGAGGCATAATGCAATGGCGTTTGTCCATCTTTATCTTGAAAGTTGATATCTGTTCCCTCAGATATCAGAAATTCAGCAATTTCAGTTTGTCCACGATCACAAGCCCAGTGTAACAAAGATAAACCACCTTCATCACAGCAATCTTTTAAAGACGATTTGGACGAAATTAATTCCTTAATTCGGTTCAAATTACCCTCCTTCACAAAATCAAAGACAGTTTTTGCATCTTCATTGAGATCGACATCTGTTTTTTGACAAGTGCTATTTACGGGCCCGAAATGAGACTTTTTTCGGCTCTCTTTCCGGCTAGCTGCATCCCAGTCAGGTGAAATTTGgctcactttttttatatattgcttcATCGCTTCTTCTTTGGTCATATTTCCTAACTCGTGCCATGCTGACCATTTACTACggctcttaaattttaaaatacccgGCATCGGTTCATTGCAGACACCAACTGTAGCCTGTTTGTATCTGCCGTAGAGAAATAGCAGATCGTCTTGCTGCATGACAGAGGCATTTTCAGTAACAAAATCAGTGGCGAGTTTAAAACTGGTTTCTAAAGCATCATCTTCATTTTCTAAGAAATCGTCGTCTTCCATAGTACAAAATAGAGCTTAAAAGAGCTCAGATGAATACAAATGCAGAAATATGAACAACAAACAGAGAGAGCAGACAAGTGTTTCAATTCGTGGAGTTGAGGATTTTCCCTGCTGCAAGCGAACAGAAAAATCCTTTCAGGAGGGAGAAAATTCCCTTCCGCTAGAGcatgctgccatctattgttcaaaatattttctaatatgcgGCTTCATCACTTAAATGTAAAATTAgtcaattttatatgtaataaacgATAGTATAATCATTTATTACACCTCTACATTCAGTTTCtgcattattttgcaaaatttaaagaataaaaatattcttaaataatacataacgtcaatattataatatttatgagcTAGAACATAAAAcgatatacatatatttttttttcacttgatcaCCAATGTGAAtggttaatgaaaataattaatacttttcaaaaagaacCGCTcatgaggagaaaaaaaaatctcccaacTATACAAATGTCTATAtcagtacattaaaaaaacaataatatgcaaattaatttttaaattcgattgaaaatttatatcaattccaaacaatgaattatttttcacagCTGCATTATCAATAGACCAGTTCCATGATATCATATTATTAAATGCGTGAATCTTTGATTTATATGTCTTCTTGATTTAACGGTATTATAATTCCACTTTTTTAATCGTcctaaattacataaatattaaacaatgctTCGTTAGTTTTCAACAACGGAATAAAAACGCGCgatcaaatatttcatgaaataatacaaACGATTTGGTCACAACAAATTAttgtgattatatttaaaaatatgtttaaaagttaattaaatcaagCCTAAAGaatttttacagcatttaaatTGGCATAATAAAAGGGATAATTTTTGGACTTTAAAATGGTGTAACAATCATTTTTGTGGTTGAGAATTATTAGAAGTTATCACGATAAAATATCGAAATCTAgcttaatgttttattaataaaaatttgaaaaaaaaatcgctttgaggTGGgcgcatatttttattttccaaagtaTATCTCTGCTAAATTTGATAGCCCTAGGTTAAGCAGTTTGGCCTATAGAGCGCCATCACacgtacagacagacagacagacatgctCACACACAAACATTTATTGTAGTAGAAAAATACTCTAAATTAGAGATCACCGATaacgagtatatatatatatatatatatatatatatatatatatatatatatatatatatatatatatatatatatataaatgcactgAAAATCTGTACATATGATTTAACATTGTGTTGAAAGGCGCGTTTGAATAATTCCAACaactaaaagaatgaaaagaattaatgtaaaatattcttaaaagtgttttcaatttgagaaaaatattatacaaagataaaattgatagaactgaaaaaatattttattttaaagggatATAAATTATGCGTTATGTTTAATAATGAGTTCcgaaatagcaaataaaaaaaacatcgttacaaaataaaactgcatctaaaattttaattaatttttaattataactcaaattaaaatttttgaaaagcctTTCCTTATGAGCACCTACCACCAAAGAAATACTAATGTGTCAAACATGGTAGCTTTAGATCCAATAGTCTATCCCTATACCTAttagaacaattttttcatcattcgTCAGACATCACACATGCTTGGAAGTTAGTAATTCATAGTTAATACGTCAGGCTATAAATACTGCCATGTTAAAAAGTTTACAGGAAATTAAAAGAGCAaagagtaattaaatattttattaacatacatGATGGCACCAACtactaaataaattcatattttcaagcAACCCAGTAAAATAATGTTTGATTCCTATTATTAACGTAGAtgccttaatttaaattaattactttaataaatgccttaattagataaataataaataattgcctAATTGCTggatagatttaattaatttttaatctaaaatctaaaaatattactatcaatttcaaggaaaaaaacaaaCCCAAGATCTTTTTGATTTAccaagtatatataaaaattcttattccatccaaattaacattattataagACTTGTATtgtcagttttgaaaataaatttttaatttctgatttcgatttttcataaataagtaatcaaatataattttatttcttctggaatttttttaaatagtatattttcctatatttcctatttatttcagCGCGAAGGGATAgaaaactgtccagtaagcacattcttttttaaaagatccctgtgtttcctttacatgtgattgacatgcgtcagaaatccctatcagaatcttaataatatattagcactgtaaaataatattttccctatccatatctcatgttatataagacaagggataatttatttcgctctcTTCGCCACTTCtgtttttgtgccgcgctgtggcggacgcgcaatgtccacgtctttgcttgtaaataattatgctttcccgatggattaaaaataattttaaaatgtaaaattcttctaaattattttcgctgtcttcaaaactgcatcctgcttcacataaaataatgcttacacacacacacacacacacacacacacacacacacacacacacacacacacacacacacacacacacacacacacacacacacacacacacacacacacacacacacacacacatatatatatatatatatatatatatatattcaatacaaTCAATGAATGCGTGTTGATTCCCACTAGCAAATACCGAACGATATGGCACAGAACACCTTCCATGTTATTCCATCGATCcgcaaatttaattacattatttttaataatatctaattatatctgGATCAagttgatataatattttttatcattatgataaatttatacgcttattcaataaaataacaatctgatgaatttttgcatgtatacatgcatataaatttgatattttttagtcAAATTTCATTCGATTTCGAGTATTTTGTGGAATATGTCATCCCTCAATTTCAAGATGCTACTTCCTTTGTGATAgctatctttaaaaaagtattaaaaaatacacCTAagcatggaaaaatatttataggaaataaatgtttaaaagaattgtctttattcaaaacgaaaaataaaaccAGTCGGAATGGTATccacgaaactttctcgtatataccACAGTTAACATCTTATTCCCTTCCTCCTCTTCCCCGCATAAAACTGAAacctatgaaaccaaaatttgacatggaattgCAGGTGTCACAAGATATCATtccgaatttcacaattttaagtcATTCCCTTGATGGATTAccgtgtttacatgcatgagaaagtacaaaTGTTATGAGTCCAAATGCCAATCCATATAccatctcaaagcgtttttgatatattttgtccTTGTCACAGGCAGACAAACAATCAGACTTTAtgccaaaagtgtgtttttcgtcCAACCTTAGTGAAGAAGTCGGAAAattagagattcgtcaaaatcactaattcaaattttttgacaatatatttgcatatatttccgttatatatttgcatatgagaaagtaaaaattaccaAATGAAGAATTCAAACTCTATATTGCATGACgcttaataattgaattattggTGCATTACATGACAGAAGCAGGAAAAAATGTCTTAACGCTGATTCCAAAGTCCATACGGAAAGTTAAAAACTCTTTTAATCTGCGGAAAtagaaattttctcgcatatctCTGATAAAGGTATTATATCTCATCACCCCACGTAAGAATTATGGAGCCTTAAGCAAGCAATGAATGTTTAGGCATATAGCTTCAGATTTCGATAAATGAACATTTAGTGATTCGTacaatagtaaagaaaattgaatatgcattttgaatgccCTTTTAtcgaaagattaaaaataaaatttgacgcagaattacaattttagtaacaagagcAGATAATAACTTCCAATTATCTgcgtcattgcatttttgaataatcacgTTTAAATACCTATAAAGGTACAGACTGACATACGATTAACCTTTTGAGGATTTGATTTTCTATTTGATAAGGATCCAtactttagattctaaaattgtgTAATCAGTACACAATTGTTCATTTATCCGCGTTTTTAAATTGTCGAGCTTAAATGTTAAATGGTCAAGCATCATATGCGGttgattctttctttctttttcttctcgctctctctctctctctctctttctctctctttttgaaTACTTCGCagataagaaaggaaaaagacCATAACGAAATAAACAAACCAAACTCATGCAATCTGTTCAGCCaacaaacaaattatattatgatAACATCTCGAGCGTATAATTATCTGTAAAGATGACCAAATCAATCACCGAAAAACAGACAGTTAATCAACTCACAATCCAACCCTTCTCCCTCTTTCTCTTAAATTACAATGTTTATACATTTTACACAAAcagtgatataaatataattatttatacaaaaaaaaacaatttaattacaaatctcaatatattctatttgtaaaatactgttattttaataaaaatgaacaattattcaaatgttttagaaCTATCTATTCTAGTCCAATATTTACTGTGCACAAAAGTTAGTAAATCCGAATACAAAATACAAACAGTAACAGAATACAAAAAGTTATCCtataaaaaaaggacaaaagAAAGGGAGGGAAAAGAAATAACcagtttcaaaattaaagctttctacaaatatatacaaacagaaaaattgttcttccttaatttttttaaaaataaaatctaaaaacatgCTTCTTATAGTATTTCAGAGACACTTAAATTACCTCAGCGCCAATTCGCTTTGTGAATCTTTCAAAACtgaattacttattaatttagtttttatatgttTACTGCATTTCTTCAGAATAGAAGCAGTCCtatgcaagaaattaaaaaaaaaaaaaataccgaaaaatACATTAATGGATAAAGTGCAGAAATACAACTTATTGttgctcattttatttaaaaaccatttctcATAAAACGCTTCAAGttgctataattttttaaggCAACTAAATTGCAAATCATGACTTTATATCACTGCCATGGATATCACGTTTAAGTCCTGTTCTAAAGCAACACGATGATTTTGGGACGCACTTCGCGTAGATTTGACTGTGGCGGGGATAATACCTGTGACATATGAACTTTCAGCCACACTATTTAGAGAACAAATAACCTCGATAGATGTAACGTTCACTAGGCCCACTTACACGGCGAAATCAGGCTTCGAACTTGAAGATCTCTGGCAACCCGAGAACGAGAATTATCACTAGGAAACAACGGCTTACCGTGAATGTTAAACGAGAAACAGTTAAAATATTACTACTATATAAGCTTAAATATATTGTAAGCAAAAAACGAACTTTCGGtgcatttaaattttcgaaattttaaagttttgaaatgcaAAGATACTCCTTTTTTTTACGTCATTCCGATTCTGGTCATACAATCTacttacaaacaaaatattttttaaaagagcgTGAAAGAATAGTTTAGTTAGATTGGCATCATGTTAAAAAGcgacattagaaatattttgcggtcctaaaaattttaaaccaaagttTAATGACGAAGATGACACTCGAGTTAGTATACCTCTTCAGACTACTATATTCCAGAGCAATGAATACATTCAGAGTAtacaaatatgtataataatactTCCAGTTATACGATTTGAGGATATTTAGTCCTCGGTGGattaaaaatgtaacagaaaATTAATGGGGGCCATGTTCTTATAGAGAATGGTCATTCTGTGTGATAATCTCGAACCCGTATGCCAGCCCGAAGTGGTGACTCAGCCACGAAATCAAAGCAGCCACAAAGAATGTGTCAGAAACAAAGACTTTATATTTTTCCATGTTCTCTGATtacttataattatgaaattttttttaaaaaaatcgtacttATGAAAACTAAATGATATTCAAAACAGCAGCAAATTATCAATTATAGACACTGAAAAATACCAAATAATTTAGTTCATactaatatatttcctttaaaaaaatatctgagtaATACAAACCATAAGgccaaaataaacataaataaatgctGCCACTCGttttaaacaatatcaaaaatgcataaaattttaaaaactacttcTAGGCTAAacacttatttttgaaagtgatGAAAAGATTAATGCTAGATATAATAGAGAactattaagaaagaaaaaaaaagtaacagatttaaaatatttatttccaatgaaCGACAGTGGACATACATATGATACATCATTGAATAGAGGAAAGATCTTTTTATTGTATGCATTCAGTATAGCTATTTATTGTGCGACAACATTCGAATCGAATGTACAATCGTGAAGTAAATAATTCTTGGTTATAGAACTCACTGCTGTAAAAATTCGATCTTGTACAAAGTAAAGAGTGGACTTGCCACAGTTTTAAATACATGCCAAGCAGCTGATGCGAAATTCCATGCTTTCTGATTGCAGATTTCCTAAAGTTATGATCGAAAGCAATTCGAATACgctcaatattttcatttgactGAAAGAATGACTACTGCATTTCCTTTTGCACATGAAATCATTTccaatgaatttcttttagaCACTGTAATTCTATTTATGATGAGGTGGCTCTTTAATGAATTTACAACGAAGTTCTCACAGGCATGCAACAATGGATACACTTTTTGCATCTTCAGCAGATAAAATGTTTCTTGAGTCATGTTCGTTTTCTCGTAAATACACCATcgtgttattttgtttatttattgtattgttaaCTTTGAACATTCCTCTATCTAGTAATGTATCGTATCCGTCTCTGTGTACCTACggttcattataatttttttaaaaaaaaacctctgcTCCGTGTATTTGAATAATACTGCATAACTACAAACTGCTTTCAACGATCAATTCTGACCCATTTgcattaataatattagtttattaatatcaaacaatttcgATCAATTGCATTTTATATCGCCAAATGAAAGTACTTTTTTGAATTATACTTGCACAAAAAACAATCTGATTGGTTAGCTGTATTTTTCTATACAAAATGTATAGTGAAGtaaagtttttaagatatttctcGAAACAGAAGGGATGGCGGGATCAGGCGATTATTGTTGACGTATCTAAAAGTactaaatttttgtatgaaataaaaattggcgaaattgatATGGTAGTTGGGGCTCAGAGactgtttttttccccttccttatttattctaaatatacagattttcaatataacttttattttgattaagtGCATTCCAAACatgaacaaaaatatcaaaaagtggCTTTTGATTTGAAAAGTGGCAAAAATTGGCATACAATaacaaatcaacaaaaaaaaattggcatatcaatcattaaagcaaaaataagatTTACATCAGAAAGCAAGAGTTATGTTGCAATGGAACTCAACTTTTTCTGAAATCAGTTTCACACGTTCCCATATGCTCAAACCCATCCAGTCATAAAAGAGTCGCGATAGCAAGGTTCCGACTACCGTATTGGAAGTATCAACTTCCAAattcgattccaccgaaaaacgcTGTGCAACGGGCGGGGTGCACTTCAATATGTCGGAATCAAATATCTCCCAGCTGGTGTGGTGCAGAAGTGCATTGGAGAGAGGGTGCCAGATCAAATGTCATCATCTTCATCTAACCACCGTCCAAAATTACGTGGTCtgttcccaaaatagccctcgtatTGTTTTGAAATGAGACGTAAATATAGTTAAaccaaattcagtaaaaaaaaataataatgagtttGCTGCATTATTTGAATTggtgctaaaaataaaataaaagaatcaccttttcattaaaaaaatatataaactgtttccattatatttcaaatatgaatgtTTTCGTTTCTACggatgaaaaagatattaaatcatgTCATATGGTTTCGAAAAAACATGAAATCCTGGTCAAATGATACAGGAAATATATGAAATCCTGATCGAATTTTCATGTcttaaaaaagatatgaaaatctGATCATATAGTCTAACTTTCTTTCTTTCACCACAGAATATCCCCAAACTTGGAAATTGAAAGTTAATATGTATATTCACTTATTTTATATGCTCCGTATTACCCGTAGGGCCGTATTATCAAATAAGCGAAGTAGACAATTGCCTAAGGAACCCTAGGACTCGAGTTATTTTTTCCTACCACTTTAAGGATAAtcttatcttttcttttcttttatatatatatatatatatatatatatatatatatatatatatatatagt includes the following:
- the LOC129968188 gene encoding acyl-CoA-binding domain-containing protein 6-like is translated as MEDDDFLENEDDALETSFKLATDFVTENASVMQQDDLLFLYGRYKQATVGVCNEPMPGILKFKSRSKWSAWHELGNMTKEEAMKQYIKKVSQISPDWDAASRKESRKKSHFGPVNSTCQKTDVDLNEDAKTVFDFVKEGNLNRIKELISSKSSLKDCCDEGGLSLLHWACDRGQTEIAEFLISEGTDINFQDKDGQTPLHYASSCGHEEVINLLLKKGAVTNIYDADGLTPADVAYSTTVKELLMTNHV